One Vibrio neonatus genomic window carries:
- the acpS gene encoding holo-ACP synthase, which yields MAIVGLGTDIAEIERVEKALNRTGLPFAQRILTESEMAQFEKLNLKAKFLAKRFAAKEAASKALGTGIAQGVSFQDFTVSNDELGKPQLLLSGKALQISKQLGATHVHLSISDERHYAVATVILESDTNCTK from the coding sequence ATGGCGATTGTTGGCTTAGGTACGGATATTGCTGAGATTGAGCGCGTTGAAAAAGCACTTAATCGAACAGGGCTACCTTTTGCGCAACGCATTTTAACTGAGTCAGAAATGGCTCAGTTTGAAAAGCTTAATTTAAAGGCTAAGTTTCTGGCTAAACGTTTTGCCGCTAAAGAAGCCGCTTCAAAAGCGTTAGGTACAGGTATTGCGCAAGGCGTTTCGTTTCAAGACTTTACGGTCAGTAACGATGAGCTAGGTAAGCCACAATTGCTCCTGTCAGGTAAAGCATTGCAAATATCTAAGCAATTAGGGGCAACCCATGTACACCTTTCTATATCCGATGAAAGGCACTATGCAGTCGCCACCGTCATTCTTGAAAGTGATACCAATTGCACTAAATAA
- the rnc gene encoding ribonuclease III produces MNSQLNRLEKCIGYKFNDINNLHLALTHRSANGKHNERLEFLGDSILSFVITDDLYHRFPKVNEGDMSRMRATLVRGKTLAELAREFELGDYLKLGPGELKSGGFRRDSILADAVEAIIGSVYLDSGTETVRAMVLGWYMSRLEAIEPGVSQKDPKTRLQEFLQGRRKPLPTYEVIKIKGEAHNQEFTVDCIVSGIEKPFTGKGTSRRKAEQAAAELALEKLTNV; encoded by the coding sequence ATGAATTCTCAATTAAACAGATTAGAAAAATGCATTGGTTATAAGTTTAACGACATTAATAACCTACACTTGGCGCTGACACACCGCAGCGCCAATGGCAAACATAATGAGCGACTAGAATTTCTGGGCGATTCAATTTTAAGTTTTGTCATCACTGATGATTTGTACCATCGTTTTCCTAAGGTAAACGAAGGTGATATGAGTCGAATGCGCGCAACCTTAGTAAGAGGAAAAACTCTGGCTGAATTAGCACGTGAATTCGAACTCGGAGACTACTTAAAATTAGGTCCAGGTGAATTGAAAAGTGGCGGTTTCCGTCGTGATTCAATTCTAGCGGATGCGGTAGAAGCGATTATCGGTTCTGTATACCTAGACAGTGGTACAGAAACGGTACGTGCAATGGTCTTAGGATGGTATATGAGCCGTCTTGAAGCGATTGAACCTGGCGTATCACAAAAAGATCCTAAGACACGTCTACAGGAATTCTTGCAGGGGCGTCGTAAGCCTCTACCGACTTATGAAGTGATCAAGATAAAAGGTGAGGCTCATAACCAAGAGTTCACTGTTGATTGTATTGTTTCGGGTATTGAAAAGCCTTTCACTGGCAAGGGAACAAGTCGCCGTAAAGCTGAGCAAGCGGCTGCCGAACTTGCGTTGGAGAAACTAACAAATGTCTAA
- the pdxJ gene encoding pyridoxine 5'-phosphate synthase: protein MNPILLGVNIDHIATLRNARGTKYPDPVHAADIAERAGADGITVHLREDRRHIKDRDVRILAETLQTRMNLEMAVTDEMVEIALKTKPEFVCLVPEKREELTTEGGLDVVGQLEKITAATKTLSDAGIKVSLFIDPNQAQIDASKAAGAPFIELHTGHYADAETEEEQHKELAVIAKAATYASAQGIIVNAGHGLTYHNVAAVAALPEIYELNIGHSIIGRAAFEGLEKAVSDMKAIMDQARK, encoded by the coding sequence ATGAATCCAATCTTACTTGGGGTCAACATTGACCATATCGCGACCCTACGAAATGCTCGTGGAACTAAATACCCAGATCCTGTGCATGCAGCTGATATTGCTGAGCGCGCTGGAGCGGATGGCATTACCGTTCACTTAAGAGAAGACCGCCGTCACATCAAAGACAGAGACGTACGCATACTGGCAGAAACTCTGCAAACGCGCATGAATTTAGAAATGGCAGTGACCGATGAAATGGTTGAAATTGCCTTAAAAACAAAGCCTGAGTTTGTTTGTCTTGTGCCTGAAAAACGTGAAGAACTGACCACAGAAGGCGGACTAGATGTTGTCGGTCAGCTAGAGAAAATTACAGCGGCAACCAAAACATTGAGCGACGCTGGAATTAAAGTCTCTTTGTTTATCGATCCAAACCAAGCGCAAATTGATGCCTCTAAAGCGGCAGGTGCTCCTTTCATTGAGCTGCACACTGGTCATTACGCTGATGCAGAAACAGAAGAAGAGCAACACAAAGAGCTGGCTGTGATCGCTAAAGCTGCTACTTACGCATCTGCGCAAGGCATCATTGTGAATGCGGGCCACGGCCTGACTTACCACAACGTCGCCGCAGTCGCTGCTTTACCAGAAATCTATGAGCTTAATATTGGTCACTCAATTATCGGCCGCGCTGCATTTGAAGGCTTAGAAAAAGCCGTTTCAGATATGAAAGCGATTATGGATCAGGCTCGTAAATAA
- the barA gene encoding two-component sensor histidine kinase BarA — protein MTRYGLRARVITLTLAPTLIVGMLLSLFFTSNRYNDLEAQLITAGTNIVEPLAIASEFAMLQQNREAVRQLISYSHRKRSDVVRSIAVFDAHHELFVTSNFHPNFQSLMFKKSEPIPLHSTVELIDTRLIIRTPIIAEAQFVAPQADAKQSDQILGYIAIELDLSSLRLQQYQEIVVALVVMFLGVGLSAFFAYRLMQDITAPITHLKNSVDRIRRGQLDVRIEGKMHGELNSLKNGINSMAMSLSEYHIEMQHSIDQATSDLRETLEQLEIQNVELDIAKKRAQEAARVKSEFLANMSHELRTPLNGVIGFTRQMLKTNLSHSQTDYLQTIERSANNLLSIINDILDFSKLEASKLLLENIPFDFQESLEEVVNLQAPSAHEKGLELTLKVDPKIPAGVVGDSLRIQQVLTNLVGNAIKFTERGNIDVSIELRTQKEEQVEIQFMVKDTGIGISERQQAQLFQAFSQADASISRRYGGTGLGLVITQKLVRQMGGEISLTSRLHQGSTFWFTIRLNATDLPMEQTDLSSIRGKEVLLIEQNLQAANVLQQMLTQENIATQYRSALPETITPHDYMFYNVPVNEIISETELIDFISQAKAVCPNVIIGLPSNQLALSETLIEQHAVSCIIKPLTRTKIIQAMLRNQDDDLSVYDKPEPILLDKLPLKVMAVDDNPANLKLICALLNEHVESVVTCSDGQSAVDEATHHQFDLILMDIQMPGIDGVAACQAIKKTASNKDTPIIAVTAHAMSGERDRLLKAGMDDYLTKPIEEPVLLKLLNHWGGHSIEVPEPMIPPLIASKPSSSDVIIDWRAALAQPAGKEELAKEMLQMLVDYIPEVNQVVEQAIDEQLSSKDELIHHIHKLHGSCSYCGVPKLKKACAQLEQMLRSGDSIDDVEPELLELQDEMEKVQTTANLYL, from the coding sequence ATGACCAGATATGGACTTCGTGCCCGCGTAATAACACTCACTCTTGCACCGACGCTGATTGTCGGTATGTTACTGAGCCTATTTTTCACCTCTAATCGATATAACGACCTAGAGGCACAGCTCATTACTGCGGGTACAAATATTGTAGAACCATTGGCCATTGCCAGTGAATTTGCCATGTTGCAGCAAAATCGCGAAGCGGTGCGACAATTAATAAGCTACAGCCATAGAAAACGTTCCGATGTAGTGCGAAGTATCGCAGTATTCGATGCGCATCACGAACTATTTGTGACTTCAAATTTTCATCCTAACTTTCAAAGTTTGATGTTTAAGAAGTCCGAACCTATTCCGCTGCACAGTACGGTCGAGCTTATCGACACCCGCTTAATTATCCGAACCCCGATTATTGCAGAAGCGCAGTTTGTCGCCCCGCAAGCAGATGCCAAACAAAGTGACCAAATTCTCGGTTATATTGCTATTGAGCTCGATCTCTCCAGTTTACGCTTACAGCAGTATCAAGAAATTGTGGTGGCATTAGTGGTGATGTTTTTAGGGGTCGGGCTTTCCGCCTTCTTTGCTTATCGGTTAATGCAAGATATTACCGCGCCAATCACCCACCTGAAAAACAGTGTTGACCGCATCCGGCGCGGACAATTGGATGTGCGGATTGAAGGCAAGATGCACGGTGAGCTCAACTCGCTGAAAAATGGTATCAACTCAATGGCAATGTCGTTGTCGGAATACCATATAGAGATGCAGCACAGCATTGATCAGGCAACCTCTGATCTTAGAGAGACCTTAGAACAGTTAGAAATTCAGAACGTTGAATTAGATATTGCGAAAAAACGGGCTCAAGAAGCCGCAAGAGTTAAATCTGAATTCCTTGCCAATATGTCGCACGAGCTTAGAACGCCACTAAATGGTGTGATTGGCTTTACCCGCCAAATGCTCAAAACCAATCTTTCTCATAGCCAGACGGATTATTTACAAACCATTGAACGTTCGGCAAATAATCTTCTGAGTATCATCAATGATATTTTGGACTTCTCTAAACTCGAAGCCAGTAAGTTACTATTGGAAAACATTCCGTTTGATTTCCAAGAATCACTGGAAGAAGTGGTTAACCTGCAAGCGCCAAGTGCTCATGAAAAAGGCTTAGAGTTAACTCTTAAAGTTGATCCTAAGATCCCAGCAGGCGTTGTTGGTGACTCACTGCGTATTCAGCAAGTACTGACTAACTTAGTGGGCAATGCGATCAAGTTTACTGAGCGCGGCAACATTGATGTCAGCATTGAATTACGCACCCAAAAAGAAGAGCAAGTTGAAATTCAATTTATGGTGAAAGATACCGGTATTGGTATCTCTGAGCGCCAGCAAGCTCAGTTATTCCAAGCCTTTAGCCAAGCCGATGCTAGCATCTCTAGACGCTATGGCGGTACCGGTTTGGGGCTAGTAATCACCCAAAAACTGGTGCGCCAAATGGGCGGAGAAATCAGTTTAACCAGTCGTCTACACCAAGGCTCAACCTTCTGGTTTACCATTCGACTCAATGCTACCGATTTACCTATGGAGCAGACCGATCTTTCTTCTATCCGAGGTAAAGAAGTACTGCTAATAGAGCAGAATTTACAAGCGGCAAATGTGTTGCAGCAAATGCTGACTCAAGAAAACATCGCTACGCAATATCGCTCAGCTTTACCAGAAACCATCACCCCTCACGATTACATGTTCTATAACGTTCCAGTCAACGAGATCATCAGTGAAACTGAGCTTATCGACTTTATCAGCCAAGCTAAAGCGGTCTGCCCTAACGTCATTATTGGTCTGCCAAGTAACCAACTTGCGCTGTCTGAAACCTTGATCGAACAACATGCGGTGTCGTGTATTATCAAGCCTCTGACCCGCACTAAGATCATACAAGCTATGCTGAGAAATCAAGATGATGATTTATCTGTGTATGACAAACCTGAGCCTATCTTGTTAGATAAATTGCCATTAAAAGTCATGGCCGTTGATGATAACCCAGCCAACCTAAAACTCATTTGTGCCCTGCTCAATGAGCATGTTGAGTCTGTTGTCACCTGCTCCGATGGACAGTCTGCGGTTGATGAAGCCACCCATCATCAATTTGATTTGATTCTGATGGATATTCAAATGCCGGGCATTGACGGTGTAGCCGCTTGCCAAGCGATTAAGAAAACCGCCAGCAATAAAGATACGCCAATTATTGCTGTCACCGCGCACGCAATGAGTGGCGAGAGAGACCGATTACTAAAAGCTGGCATGGATGATTACCTCACCAAACCGATTGAAGAGCCGGTACTTTTAAAACTGCTTAATCACTGGGGTGGACACTCCATCGAAGTGCCAGAGCCTATGATTCCGCCTCTAATTGCATCTAAACCTTCCAGTAGTGATGTCATTATCGATTGGCGCGCCGCATTAGCTCAGCCAGCAGGGAAAGAAGAGTTAGCCAAAGAGATGCTACAAATGCTGGTCGACTATATTCCAGAGGTCAATCAGGTTGTCGAGCAAGCCATTGATGAGCAGTTGTCATCAAAAGATGAGCTTATTCATCACATTCATAAGTTGCATGGCAGTTGCAGTTATTGTGGCGTGCCTAAACTGAAAAAAGCCTGTGCTCAATTAGAGCAAATGCTGCGTTCAGGAGACTCTATTGATGATGTGGAGCCAGAGCTTTTAGAGTTGCAAGATGAAATGGAAAAGGTACAAACTACCGCGAATTTGTACCTTTAG
- the lepA gene encoding translation elongation factor 4 has translation MKNIRNFSIIAHIDHGKSTLSDRLIQVCGGLSSREMEAQVLDSMDLERERGITIKSQSVTLDYVANDGETYQLNFIDTPGHVDFSYEVSRSLAACEGALLVVDAGQGVEAQTLANCYTAIEMDLEVVPILNKIDLPAADPERVSEEIEEIVGIDALEAVRCSAKTGLGVDEVLEEIVKAIPAPEGDPDGPLQALIIDSWFDNYLGVVSLVRIKNGKLKKNDKIKVMSTGQVWGVDRLGIFTPKRIDTDGLNTGEVGWVVCGIKDILGAPVGDTLTHAKGGCETALPGFQKVKPQVYAGLFPVSSDDYENFRDALGKLSLNDASLFYEPESSAALGFGFRCGFLGMLHMEVIQERLEREYDLDLITTAPTVVYEVEKTNGEVLYVDSPAKLPAVNDLEAIREPIARCNILVPSDYLGNVITLCVEKRGIQVDMVYHGNQVALTYDLPMAEVVLDFFDRLKSTSRGYASLDYNFHRYEESSMVRVDVLLNGDTVDALAIITHKDNSQTRGRQLVEKMKEFIPRQMFDIAIQAAIGNHIIARSTVKQLRKNVIAKCYGGDVSRKKKLLKKQKEGKKRMKQIGNVELPQEAFLAILHVGKD, from the coding sequence ATGAAGAACATTCGTAACTTTTCGATTATTGCCCACATTGACCACGGTAAATCCACCCTATCAGATCGTTTAATACAAGTCTGTGGGGGTCTTAGCTCTCGTGAAATGGAGGCGCAAGTTCTTGATTCTATGGATCTTGAAAGAGAACGCGGTATCACCATTAAATCTCAAAGTGTGACCTTAGACTACGTAGCAAATGATGGGGAAACCTATCAATTGAACTTCATCGATACTCCAGGACACGTAGACTTCTCATACGAAGTATCTCGTTCACTTGCTGCTTGTGAAGGCGCATTGCTGGTGGTTGATGCAGGTCAGGGTGTTGAAGCGCAAACTTTGGCTAACTGTTATACCGCTATTGAAATGGATCTAGAGGTTGTGCCAATCCTTAACAAGATTGACCTTCCGGCTGCTGATCCTGAGCGTGTTTCAGAAGAAATTGAAGAGATCGTTGGTATCGATGCTTTAGAAGCTGTGCGCTGTTCGGCGAAAACAGGTCTTGGCGTTGATGAAGTGTTGGAAGAAATCGTGAAAGCGATCCCAGCACCAGAAGGTGATCCTGACGGCCCATTACAGGCGTTGATCATCGATTCATGGTTTGATAACTACCTTGGCGTTGTTTCACTTGTGCGTATCAAAAACGGCAAGCTAAAGAAAAACGACAAAATTAAAGTGATGAGCACAGGCCAAGTATGGGGTGTGGATCGTCTAGGTATCTTTACTCCTAAACGTATTGATACAGATGGGTTAAATACTGGCGAAGTAGGCTGGGTTGTCTGTGGTATCAAGGATATTCTTGGTGCACCAGTAGGCGATACTTTAACTCACGCTAAAGGCGGCTGTGAAACTGCACTGCCAGGTTTCCAAAAAGTGAAGCCTCAGGTATACGCAGGTCTATTCCCTGTATCATCAGATGATTACGAAAACTTCCGTGATGCGCTAGGCAAATTGAGCCTAAACGATGCGTCACTGTTTTATGAGCCAGAAAGCTCAGCTGCACTAGGTTTTGGTTTCCGCTGTGGTTTCTTGGGTATGCTTCACATGGAAGTTATTCAAGAGCGTCTAGAGCGTGAATATGACCTTGACCTAATCACTACAGCACCAACTGTAGTGTATGAAGTTGAGAAAACTAACGGCGAAGTTTTATATGTAGATAGCCCAGCTAAACTACCTGCAGTTAACGATTTAGAAGCTATCCGTGAACCAATCGCACGTTGTAATATCTTAGTGCCATCGGATTACCTAGGTAACGTTATTACGCTTTGTGTTGAAAAACGCGGTATTCAGGTGGATATGGTTTATCACGGTAACCAAGTCGCATTGACTTACGACCTGCCTATGGCAGAAGTTGTTTTGGACTTCTTTGATCGTCTAAAATCCACTTCTCGTGGTTATGCATCATTGGATTACAACTTTCATCGCTACGAAGAATCAAGCATGGTTCGCGTAGATGTATTGCTCAATGGTGATACAGTAGATGCATTGGCAATTATCACGCACAAAGATAACTCTCAAACTCGTGGTCGCCAGTTGGTTGAGAAAATGAAAGAGTTCATTCCTCGCCAAATGTTTGATATTGCAATTCAAGCCGCGATTGGTAACCACATTATTGCTCGCTCTACCGTTAAGCAGTTACGTAAAAACGTAATAGCAAAATGTTATGGTGGTGATGTGAGTCGTAAGAAGAAACTATTGAAGAAGCAGAAAGAAGGTAAAAAGCGTATGAAGCAAATCGGTAACGTTGAGCTTCCGCAAGAGGCTTTCCTTGCTATTCTTCATGTCGGCAAAGATTAA
- the lepB gene encoding signal peptidase I, with the protein MANTFSLILVIVTLVTGIVYALEKLVWAKKRAAKVADVEAQTNGLDEETKAKVENQPWWVENSVSIFPVIAFVLILRSFIYEPFQIPSGSMMPTLLVGDFIVVEKFSYGLKDPVWRTQLVETGKPERGDIAVFKFPPQPSIDYIKRVIGLPGDTIRYTQEKKLCIKPSGEKQCKPVPLTNYTESEFVQNNVPLIRLDETMGEHQHQVLVNPLRQDNVSAYQPRPGVREWIVPEGHYFMMGDNRDNSADSRYWGFVPEANLVGKAVGIWMSFEFDRDNDSFLPSWIPTGIRLNRIGGIE; encoded by the coding sequence ATGGCTAATACGTTTTCACTAATCCTAGTCATAGTGACTTTGGTTACTGGTATTGTCTACGCTTTAGAGAAGCTAGTTTGGGCGAAGAAACGAGCAGCCAAGGTGGCGGACGTTGAAGCGCAAACCAATGGTTTGGATGAAGAAACGAAAGCAAAAGTAGAAAATCAACCGTGGTGGGTAGAAAACAGTGTTTCTATCTTCCCAGTGATTGCCTTTGTATTGATTTTGCGTTCGTTTATTTATGAACCGTTTCAAATCCCTTCAGGTTCTATGATGCCAACGTTGCTAGTGGGTGATTTCATCGTAGTAGAGAAGTTCTCTTACGGTTTGAAAGATCCGGTATGGCGCACACAGTTGGTCGAAACAGGTAAGCCTGAGCGCGGTGATATTGCGGTATTTAAATTCCCACCGCAACCGAGCATTGACTACATTAAACGAGTAATTGGCTTGCCGGGCGATACTATTCGCTATACTCAAGAGAAGAAACTTTGTATTAAACCAAGTGGTGAGAAGCAGTGTAAACCAGTGCCTCTAACTAACTATACGGAAAGCGAGTTTGTACAAAATAATGTCCCATTGATTCGTCTAGACGAAACAATGGGTGAACATCAGCACCAAGTATTGGTGAACCCTCTACGCCAAGATAACGTATCTGCGTATCAGCCTAGACCTGGTGTTCGTGAGTGGATTGTGCCAGAAGGGCATTATTTCATGATGGGTGACAACCGTGATAACAGCGCTGATAGCCGTTATTGGGGCTTTGTGCCAGAAGCCAATTTAGTTGGCAAAGCAGTTGGTATTTGGATGAGTTTTGAGTTTGATCGTGACAACGACAGCTTCTTACCTTCATGGATTCCAACCGGTATTCGTTTGAACCGCATTGGCGGTATAGAGTAA
- the recO gene encoding DNA repair protein RecO, producing MSVIDGFQRCFVLHRRPYTESSLILDVFSEEFGRVTILSKGGRSKRSPLKGALQSFTPLLLKWSGGGSMKTLRQAEPISLGLPLSGVSLYSAMYINEILARVIAQEVPYPELFIDYLHALTELAQADNPEPALRRFELALLNALGYGVDFLHCTGTGMPIDPQMTYRYREQQGFIASVRKDNLTFKGEDLIALSERRFISKSQLSSAKRFTRIALKPYLGGKPIKSRELFMPRTRSIKK from the coding sequence ATGTCGGTAATTGACGGATTTCAGCGCTGTTTTGTATTACATCGCCGTCCCTATACAGAATCGAGTTTGATCTTAGATGTTTTCTCTGAAGAGTTTGGTCGAGTCACGATCCTCAGTAAGGGAGGCAGAAGCAAGCGCTCACCTTTAAAAGGCGCATTGCAGTCATTTACGCCACTTTTGCTTAAGTGGTCTGGCGGTGGATCAATGAAAACACTGCGACAGGCTGAGCCTATTAGCCTCGGATTACCTTTGAGCGGAGTCAGCCTTTACTCTGCTATGTATATCAACGAAATTCTCGCCCGTGTTATCGCCCAAGAAGTGCCGTATCCAGAACTGTTTATTGATTACCTGCACGCCTTAACTGAACTGGCGCAAGCGGATAATCCTGAGCCAGCGCTGCGCCGTTTTGAATTAGCCCTGCTCAATGCACTCGGCTATGGGGTGGATTTTCTACATTGCACAGGTACTGGGATGCCTATCGATCCGCAGATGACTTACCGCTATCGAGAACAGCAAGGATTCATTGCTTCGGTGCGAAAAGATAACCTCACTTTTAAGGGTGAAGATCTGATTGCGTTAAGTGAAAGACGTTTTATCTCAAAATCACAACTGAGTTCGGCAAAGCGCTTTACACGTATAGCCTTAAAGCCTTATCTTGGCGGAAAACCAATAAAAAGTCGGGAGTTGTTTATGCCCCGAACACGGAGTATCAAAAAATGA
- the rlmD gene encoding 23S rRNA (uracil(1939)-C(5))-methyltransferase RlmD, whose protein sequence is MANFYKPQKNTNRTQKHLSLMIEKYDNQGAGMAYSQGKPVFIPGTMVGEQVVCQPIETKSKFIRAKMIKLLKSSDERIEAFCPKFSQCGGCSLQHMPYAQQLTVKQQAFSKMMSKVAPEQTLEAPIIAQDTHYRRRARISLLWDIKKNRLQFGFREGQSNNIVSVETCPVIAKPLAEIMPLIKPVLEKISQPKILGHLELVQADNGSVLLLRTSAELRAKDRQLLVQFAEQKQLTLYLHQGNSQPEKLCGESPVCEESGVTLDFLPTDFIQVNRSVNQQMVAQAIEWLDVQDSDRVLDLFSGIGNFTFALSKKASSVVGIEGVDEMVSRANNNAQSLGIHNAHFYQADLAELTGAEVWAKESFDKILLDPARAGAAGVVEQLSQFGATQIVYVSCNPATLARDSESLLKQGYKIVKMKVLDMFPHTGHLESMVLFEK, encoded by the coding sequence ATGGCTAACTTTTATAAACCGCAAAAAAACACCAATCGCACTCAAAAACACCTAAGTCTAATGATTGAAAAATATGACAATCAAGGTGCTGGTATGGCGTATAGCCAAGGAAAGCCTGTATTCATTCCCGGAACTATGGTCGGCGAACAAGTGGTGTGCCAACCCATAGAAACCAAATCAAAATTCATCCGCGCTAAGATGATTAAGCTGTTAAAAAGCAGCGATGAACGAATCGAAGCTTTTTGCCCTAAGTTTTCTCAATGTGGCGGTTGCTCTCTACAGCATATGCCCTATGCCCAACAACTGACGGTAAAACAGCAAGCCTTTAGTAAAATGATGTCGAAAGTCGCGCCAGAGCAAACGTTAGAAGCCCCTATTATTGCGCAGGACACCCATTATCGTCGCCGAGCTCGCATCAGTCTGTTATGGGATATCAAAAAGAATAGATTGCAGTTTGGATTTAGGGAAGGTCAAAGCAATAACATTGTGTCAGTCGAGACTTGCCCTGTGATTGCAAAGCCTCTGGCTGAAATTATGCCTTTGATTAAGCCAGTGCTAGAAAAAATTTCACAGCCTAAAATACTGGGGCATTTAGAGTTGGTGCAAGCTGATAACGGCAGTGTGCTTTTACTGCGTACTAGTGCTGAGTTGCGAGCGAAAGACCGTCAGTTGCTCGTGCAATTTGCTGAACAAAAACAGCTGACCTTATATCTACATCAAGGAAACAGTCAGCCTGAAAAATTGTGTGGCGAGTCGCCAGTATGTGAAGAGTCTGGTGTTACGTTAGATTTCTTGCCAACTGACTTTATTCAAGTTAATCGCTCAGTCAACCAACAAATGGTCGCACAAGCCATTGAATGGTTAGATGTGCAAGACAGTGACCGAGTGTTAGATCTTTTCAGTGGTATTGGTAATTTCACTTTTGCGTTAAGCAAAAAGGCATCATCTGTGGTCGGCATCGAAGGGGTCGATGAGATGGTCTCTCGCGCCAACAATAATGCTCAATCACTGGGTATTCACAATGCACACTTTTATCAAGCTGACCTTGCTGAACTAACGGGCGCAGAAGTTTGGGCGAAAGAAAGCTTTGATAAAATCTTGCTTGATCCAGCAAGAGCGGGCGCGGCGGGTGTGGTTGAACAACTGTCGCAGTTTGGCGCCACGCAAATAGTGTATGTCTCTTGTAACCCAGCCACCTTAGCTCGTGACAGT
- a CDS encoding SoxR reducing system RseC family protein — protein sequence MMNALAQVTKVTQVSSPETDEAVFKVDLTCEQQTSCSGCASKSSCATGQVTKAIGNKEHAWSVTTSTVVAKGDIVEIGLPEKALLSAAALVYLVPLLFLFLGALVGTEISNVMLDGHEWLSIVLGVGFACIGGAVVKAKLKRTNHQSEQQVTLIRTLGQPLEVK from the coding sequence ATGATGAATGCATTAGCTCAGGTGACCAAAGTGACACAAGTGTCATCACCTGAAACCGATGAAGCGGTATTTAAAGTCGATCTGACCTGTGAGCAACAGACCAGTTGTAGTGGCTGTGCCTCTAAATCAAGCTGTGCCACAGGGCAGGTGACCAAAGCCATAGGCAATAAAGAGCATGCTTGGTCAGTGACTACCTCAACCGTCGTCGCCAAAGGCGATATTGTTGAAATAGGCTTGCCAGAAAAAGCCCTACTGTCAGCGGCAGCCTTAGTGTATCTAGTGCCTTTGCTGTTCCTGTTCCTTGGCGCTCTAGTCGGCACCGAAATCTCTAATGTGATGTTAGATGGTCATGAATGGCTGAGCATAGTGCTTGGCGTAGGCTTTGCGTGTATAGGTGGGGCAGTAGTAAAAGCTAAATTAAAGCGTACTAATCACCAATCTGAGCAGCAAGTCACCTTAATTCGCACCTTAGGTCAGCCACTAGAAGTAAAATGA
- the era gene encoding GTPase Era, with translation MSNHDQPEDQADDQGIDLDAYFASNNQSEATSTENQHCGFIAIVGRPNVGKSTLLNHILGQKISITSRKPQTTRHRIMGVDTDGDYQAIFVDTPGLHIEEKRAINRLMNRAANSSLSDVNLVFFLVDGTHWTADDEMVLNKLKAANFPVVLCVNKVDKVQDRNLVMQHMQEMTEKMDFVDIVPISAKLGKNTDVLRKHVRDFLPKATHHFPEEYVTDRSQRFMASEIVREKLMRFTGDELPYSVTVEVERFDYNPDNDGFHINALILVERSGQKKMVIGKGGEKIKTIGREARLDMEELFGRKVYLETWVKVKSGWADDERALRSLGYMDDL, from the coding sequence ATGTCTAATCACGATCAACCAGAAGACCAAGCAGACGATCAAGGCATTGATCTAGATGCATATTTTGCCTCGAACAATCAGAGCGAAGCTACCTCAACGGAAAATCAACACTGTGGTTTTATTGCCATTGTGGGTCGACCAAACGTAGGTAAATCAACGCTGCTGAACCATATTCTTGGGCAAAAGATTTCAATCACGTCACGTAAACCACAAACCACGCGTCACCGCATTATGGGTGTGGATACCGACGGTGATTATCAAGCGATTTTCGTTGATACCCCAGGGTTACACATCGAAGAAAAGCGTGCGATCAACCGTTTGATGAACCGTGCAGCAAACAGTTCTTTAAGTGATGTTAACTTGGTTTTCTTCTTGGTTGATGGCACTCACTGGACTGCTGATGATGAAATGGTGCTGAATAAATTAAAAGCTGCTAATTTCCCAGTTGTGTTGTGTGTGAACAAAGTTGATAAGGTTCAAGACCGCAACCTTGTGATGCAACACATGCAAGAAATGACGGAAAAAATGGACTTTGTTGATATCGTTCCTATTTCTGCCAAGCTAGGTAAGAACACAGATGTACTGCGTAAGCACGTGCGTGATTTCTTACCTAAAGCAACGCATCACTTCCCTGAAGAGTATGTCACAGACCGTTCACAGCGCTTTATGGCATCTGAAATCGTGCGTGAGAAACTCATGCGTTTCACCGGTGATGAACTGCCTTATTCAGTAACAGTTGAAGTGGAACGTTTTGACTACAACCCTGATAACGACGGTTTCCATATCAATGCCCTTATCTTAGTTGAGAGAAGTGGTCAGAAGAAAATGGTGATCGGCAAGGGTGGCGAGAAAATCAAAACCATCGGCCGTGAAGCTCGACTGGATATGGAAGAGTTGTTTGGTCGCAAGGTCTACCTTGAAACTTGGGTTAAAGTTAAGTCGGGTTGGGCTGATGATGAGCGAGCACTTCGTTCATTAGGCTATATGGACGACCTATAA